TCGTCGGCGCCGCCTTCGCGCTCGTCGCGTGGGCGCCGAATCCAGTGACCGTCGTCCTTGCCCTCGTCGTCATCGGTGGGCGTCAGCTCGGCTTCGCCATCCTCATGCACGAGGCGGCGCACCGGAGCCTCTTCCGGAGCCGCCGGTGGAACGACGTCGTCGGCAACTGGGTGTGTGCCTACCCGGTGTGGAGCGACCTCTACCCGTACCGCGCCTACCACCTGCAGCATCACGCGAAGACCGGCACGGCGGAGGACCCGGACCTGAGCCTCGCCGCGCCCTTTCCCGTCACGCGCGCGAGCCTCCGGCGGAAGATCTGGCGCGACCTCACCGGGCAGACGGGATGGAAGCGGGCCCGCGCGACGTTCCGCCGCGACCTCGGGCTGTCACAGGGCCGTGTACGGCGGCTCGACTTCACGGGCGTCCGCAACTTCCGGGGCGTCACGATCACGAACGCGGTGCTGCTCGCCGTTCTCGTCCTCTGCGGCCACCCGGCGCTCTACCTCCTGTGGGTCGCGGCATGGTTCACCACCTACAGCCTCGTCATGCGCATCCGGTCGATCGCCGAGCACGGCATGGTGCCCGACCCCAGCGACGACCTGCGCAACACCCGGACGACGCTCGCGCGCTGGTGGGAGCGGCTCCTCATAGCGCCGAACCGCGTCAACTACCACCTCGAGCACCACATCATGATGGCCGTCCCGCACTACCACCTCCCGCGCCTGCACCGGCTGCTCCGCGAGCGGGCGGTGCTCGCCGGCGCCTGCGTCACGGAAGGCTAC
This Deltaproteobacteria bacterium DNA region includes the following protein-coding sequences:
- a CDS encoding fatty acid desaturase — its product is MLPGEGAAPANPWTEALSPGERRELLAIHGSRAWLSIVTNWGLVGAAFALVAWAPNPVTVVLALVVIGGRQLGFAILMHEAAHRSLFRSRRWNDVVGNWVCAYPVWSDLYPYRAYHLQHHAKTGTAEDPDLSLAAPFPVTRASLRRKIWRDLTGQTGWKRARATFRRDLGLSQGRVRRLDFTGVRNFRGVTITNAVLLAVLVLCGHPALYLLWVAAWFTTYSLVMRIRSIAEHGMVPDPSDDLRNTRTTLARWWERLLIAPNRVNYHLEHHIMMAVPHYHLPRLHRLLRERAVLAGACVTEGYLRVLHLASSRAA